In Devosia beringensis, a single window of DNA contains:
- a CDS encoding response regulator transcription factor, with the protein MRILLVEDNEDLGEAIEKRLRSAGHSVEWVRDGNDVVPTAEGDDFDAVALDLMLPNRDGISLIAELRRRKFAAPILVITARSEIDDKVSLLDLGADDYLVKPFDLRELEARLRALIRRTGGQTTSTLAVGNLEMDLAGLNASVDGRSLELGRREFRLLEILVTHAGKVVPKERLMNQLFNFDEAVSVNALELHISRLRKKLEPANIEIGTVRGVGYVVRAPHG; encoded by the coding sequence ATGCGTATTCTGCTTGTTGAAGACAATGAAGACCTGGGCGAGGCGATCGAGAAGCGCCTGCGCAGCGCCGGCCATTCGGTGGAATGGGTGCGCGACGGCAATGACGTGGTGCCCACGGCCGAGGGCGATGACTTCGATGCGGTGGCGCTCGACCTTATGCTGCCCAATCGCGACGGCATCAGCCTGATCGCCGAATTGCGCCGGCGCAAGTTTGCCGCGCCAATCCTGGTCATTACCGCCCGCTCGGAAATCGACGACAAGGTGAGCCTGCTCGACCTGGGCGCGGACGACTATCTAGTCAAGCCATTCGACCTGCGCGAGCTCGAGGCGCGCTTAAGGGCGCTGATCCGGCGCACCGGCGGGCAGACCACGAGCACGCTGGCGGTGGGGAACCTCGAAATGGACCTGGCCGGGCTCAATGCCAGTGTCGACGGGCGTTCGCTGGAGCTGGGGCGGCGGGAATTCAGGCTGCTCGAAATCCTCGTCACCCATGCCGGCAAGGTGGTGCCCAAGGAGCGGCTGATGAACCAGCTGTTCAATTTCGACGAGGCGGTGTCGGTCAATGCGCTCGAGCTGCATATCTCGCGGCTACGCAAGAAGCTCGAGCCGGCCAATATCGAGATCGGCACGGTGCGCGGGGTGGGTTACGTGGTGCGGGCCCCGCATGGGTAG
- a CDS encoding aminoglycoside phosphotransferase family protein: MNQSPVETALSRAMIRWSLTKSTPIADSSRSAIFRVEQNGRNFAVLKILKPLGAVEERRGAQLLEWYGGEGAATIFEIHGDTIFMEWLDGGTLGDAVRAGHDDQASIALCTLVAGLQRPRGEAPEFLLPLRERFQALFDTEVRIWPHTARDMYARAAGIAHKLFDRPTAQIPLHGDLHHDNILSSDRGWLAIDPKGLLGDPAYELANAFINPVGAPDQVKDPRRIAALADIIAERLGHDRKRILGWACAHAALSACWSLADGEAITWQLTMLPLLLSAYDQA; this comes from the coding sequence ATGAATCAGTCGCCTGTCGAAACCGCGCTCAGCCGCGCCATGATCCGCTGGTCGCTGACCAAGTCGACGCCGATCGCCGACAGCAGCCGCAGCGCAATCTTCCGGGTCGAACAGAACGGGCGCAACTTTGCCGTGCTCAAGATTCTCAAGCCCCTTGGCGCCGTCGAGGAGCGGCGCGGCGCCCAGTTGCTGGAATGGTATGGCGGGGAGGGCGCCGCCACGATCTTTGAGATCCATGGTGACACCATTTTCATGGAATGGCTTGATGGCGGCACCCTGGGCGATGCCGTGCGGGCCGGCCATGATGACCAGGCCAGCATCGCGCTCTGTACCCTGGTTGCCGGTCTGCAGCGGCCGCGCGGCGAAGCGCCCGAATTCCTGCTGCCCCTGCGCGAACGCTTTCAGGCGCTGTTCGATACCGAGGTGCGCATCTGGCCCCATACCGCCCGCGACATGTATGCCCGGGCCGCCGGCATTGCCCATAAGCTGTTCGATCGCCCCACCGCGCAGATTCCGCTGCACGGCGATCTGCACCATGACAATATCCTCTCCTCCGATCGCGGCTGGCTGGCCATCGACCCCAAGGGCCTGCTCGGCGATCCGGCTTATGAACTGGCCAATGCCTTCATCAACCCGGTCGGCGCGCCCGATCAGGTCAAGGATCCGCGGCGCATTGCGGCCCTGGCCGATATCATCGCCGAACGGCTCGGCCATGATCGCAAGCGCATCCTGGGTTGGGCCTGCGCCCATGCCGCCCTGTCGGCCTGCTGGTCGCTGGCCGATGGCGAAGCGATCACCTGGCAACTGACCATGCTGCCGCTGCTGCTCAGCGCCTATGATCAGGCCTAG
- a CDS encoding EamA family transporter, with protein MKIVWESWQFWALMSAGFAALTAIFAKIGIENINSDFATLVRTCVILLVLAAIVAATGQFQPLDSISSKTYVFLVLSGLATGASWIAYFRALKIGQAAQVAPVDKLSVVLVAIFGVIFLGERLSAPNWLGVALIMAGAVLVAWR; from the coding sequence ATGAAGATCGTCTGGGAAAGCTGGCAGTTCTGGGCCCTGATGTCGGCGGGCTTTGCAGCACTGACCGCGATCTTTGCCAAGATCGGCATCGAAAACATCAATTCCGACTTCGCCACGCTGGTGCGCACCTGCGTGATCCTGCTGGTGCTGGCTGCAATCGTTGCGGCGACGGGGCAGTTCCAGCCGCTCGACAGCATTTCGAGCAAGACCTACGTCTTCCTGGTGCTGTCGGGCCTGGCGACGGGCGCCTCCTGGATCGCCTATTTCCGCGCGCTCAAGATCGGCCAGGCGGCGCAGGTCGCGCCGGTGGACAAGCTCAGCGTGGTGCTGGTGGCGATCTTTGGCGTGATCTTCCTGGGCGAACGGCTGAGCGCTCCCAACTGGCTGGGCGTGGCGCTGATCATGGCCGGGGCGGTGCTGGTGGCCTGGCGCTAG
- a CDS encoding methyl-accepting chemotaxis protein, which produces MKLTKTIYGAGGILVAVAVAGTIANFFIAGAAHEGARLAQQDAVASLTASQQITAAIYDIKIDIVQVQQWLTDVSATRGLDGLNDGYDQAKKFADRLPDDVARAKALATDLGQDGLVVTLDTISTQFAPYYAAGQKMADAYVAGGPEQGNTMMGQFDETASAVGASVDAMVAALDILNEEIQGTLRVEDDAAAQLQQISTWLDFASHLVAVLGIVGLLAFVVDKFRRLRDVAFVATEIAGGNLDAPRLGKSKWDELAAVFKAIGVFRDQGHELNAFKEDTARQLLVAADSNGQIDAIGKSQAVVAFDTQGVILGANKNFLDTVGYRLDEIVGKHHSMFLAAEDGRAPDYAAFWERLRQGTFDQGEYRRISKTGEVIWLQASYNPILDPGGRVTKIVKYASDITKRKQVVTLLTASLERLAEGDLDARIETVFRADFEPVREALNSTVDRLTSIIGQLRNTSGSLKTATSEILSGANDLSDRTTKQAAAIEETSASMEQLAATVNANAKRAEQANGRTKSVAQTADDTGEVMSQATGAMEKITSSSAKISNIIGLIDDIAFQTNLLALNASVEAARAGDAGKGFAVVAVEVRRLAQSAASASSDVKKLIDESAVEVSSGSRLVAEASTKLSLMVDGVRESASLVQAIAEATHEQSNAIAEVSTAIREMDEMTQHNAALVEQTNAAIEQTEAQAADLDRVVDVFVLPGQTRGSRGMVAHPIPSPSKANTPRQMTSRTLQTHGNAAVKQDWAEF; this is translated from the coding sequence ATGAAACTCACAAAAACAATTTATGGCGCAGGTGGCATACTGGTCGCGGTCGCAGTAGCTGGGACCATTGCAAACTTCTTTATCGCTGGTGCCGCGCACGAGGGCGCTCGGTTAGCCCAACAGGACGCTGTGGCTTCGTTAACCGCCAGCCAACAGATTACAGCCGCCATCTACGACATTAAAATCGACATTGTGCAGGTCCAGCAGTGGCTGACCGACGTCTCGGCCACGCGTGGGCTGGATGGTCTGAATGACGGCTATGATCAGGCCAAGAAATTTGCAGACCGACTACCCGACGACGTGGCGCGCGCCAAGGCACTCGCTACAGATTTGGGCCAGGATGGACTGGTCGTTACACTCGATACCATCAGCACGCAGTTCGCTCCTTATTATGCAGCCGGCCAGAAAATGGCGGATGCTTACGTCGCCGGTGGGCCCGAGCAGGGCAACACCATGATGGGTCAGTTTGACGAAACTGCAAGCGCCGTTGGTGCATCGGTCGATGCGATGGTCGCAGCTCTAGATATCCTCAATGAGGAAATTCAAGGCACTTTGCGCGTGGAAGACGACGCCGCTGCGCAGTTGCAGCAGATCAGCACCTGGCTCGACTTTGCCAGCCATCTGGTGGCCGTGCTGGGCATTGTGGGTTTGCTGGCGTTTGTGGTCGACAAGTTTCGCCGCCTGCGCGATGTGGCCTTTGTCGCGACCGAAATCGCTGGCGGCAATCTCGATGCCCCCCGTCTTGGCAAGTCCAAATGGGATGAACTGGCCGCCGTGTTCAAGGCGATTGGTGTATTCCGGGACCAGGGCCATGAACTCAACGCCTTTAAGGAAGATACCGCGCGCCAGCTGCTGGTGGCCGCTGACAGCAATGGGCAAATCGACGCTATCGGTAAGTCACAGGCCGTCGTCGCCTTTGACACCCAAGGCGTTATCTTGGGCGCGAATAAGAATTTCCTTGATACGGTAGGCTATCGGCTCGACGAGATCGTGGGCAAGCATCATTCGATGTTCCTAGCCGCCGAGGACGGTCGCGCCCCGGACTATGCCGCCTTCTGGGAGCGTTTGCGCCAGGGCACATTCGATCAGGGCGAGTATCGCCGGATCAGCAAGACGGGCGAGGTCATTTGGCTGCAGGCCAGCTATAACCCAATTCTTGATCCCGGCGGCAGGGTGACCAAGATTGTCAAATACGCCTCCGACATCACAAAGCGCAAACAAGTGGTTACCCTGCTCACCGCTAGCCTGGAGCGGCTCGCCGAGGGCGATCTGGACGCAAGGATCGAGACGGTGTTCCGCGCAGACTTCGAGCCGGTTCGAGAGGCGCTCAACAGCACGGTTGACAGACTGACCAGCATCATCGGCCAGCTGCGCAATACATCGGGTTCACTCAAGACTGCCACGAGCGAAATCCTCAGTGGCGCCAATGATCTGAGCGACCGCACAACCAAGCAGGCCGCGGCGATCGAGGAGACCTCGGCATCAATGGAGCAGCTGGCCGCCACGGTCAACGCGAACGCTAAGCGAGCTGAACAGGCCAATGGCCGGACTAAGTCGGTGGCGCAGACGGCCGATGACACCGGCGAGGTGATGAGCCAGGCTACCGGAGCGATGGAAAAGATCACCAGTTCGTCGGCCAAGATCTCCAACATCATAGGGCTGATCGACGATATTGCTTTCCAGACCAATCTGCTGGCGCTGAACGCCTCGGTGGAAGCGGCCCGGGCGGGCGATGCAGGCAAGGGCTTTGCGGTGGTGGCCGTGGAAGTGCGGCGCCTGGCCCAATCGGCTGCCAGCGCATCGTCGGACGTTAAAAAGCTGATTGATGAATCGGCTGTGGAAGTCAGCTCAGGCAGCAGGTTGGTTGCAGAAGCTTCCACCAAGCTCAGTCTGATGGTGGACGGCGTGCGCGAGAGCGCATCGCTGGTACAAGCTATTGCCGAGGCCACCCATGAGCAGTCCAATGCCATTGCCGAAGTCTCCACGGCAATCCGCGAAATGGACGAGATGACTCAGCACAATGCGGCACTGGTGGAACAGACCAATGCAGCCATTGAGCAGACCGAGGCCCAGGCAGCCGATCTCGATCGCGTTGTGGACGTCTTCGTATTGCCCGGCCAAACCCGCGGGTCACGTGGTATGGTAGCCCACCCGATCCCGTCACCGTCTAAGGCCAATACACCTCGCCAGATGACATCCCGGACACTCCAAACGCACGGTAATGCAGCTGTAAAGCAGGACTGGGCAGAATTCTAG
- a CDS encoding IS110 family RNA-guided transposase: MIFSPDYVGVDVSKKHLDLAITGSSRLRVSNNPAGMARLVQKISSLTRPHLVCEATGSYTRLMARSLSQHGIALSTINPRRVRDLARADGLLAKTDAIDAAAILRFAHLMHPDPDPLYDPNAVEMADLVRRRRQMVDMLAMEKQRREHPEAALAQASIDAHIGFLSSQIGEMDRAITRQIDSDATLRRRAELLTTIPGIGQTTAAVLLAEMPELGGIGNKQAAALAGVAPFNRDSGEMRGQAHIAGGRLSVRCALYMATLSAIRANPPIRDFYKRLRAQGKPGKLAIVAAMRKLITTANAVLANNTPWHTNTA, encoded by the coding sequence ATGATTTTTTCCCCAGACTATGTTGGTGTCGACGTCTCCAAGAAGCACCTGGATCTGGCCATCACCGGCTCGAGCAGGTTGCGCGTGTCCAATAATCCGGCTGGCATGGCTCGGTTGGTGCAAAAGATCTCCAGCCTGACCCGGCCCCATCTGGTCTGTGAGGCCACCGGCAGCTATACGCGGCTGATGGCCCGCTCGCTCAGCCAGCATGGCATCGCGCTGAGCACGATTAACCCGCGCCGGGTGCGCGATCTGGCTCGGGCCGACGGGCTGCTGGCCAAGACCGATGCGATTGACGCCGCGGCGATCCTGCGCTTCGCTCACCTGATGCACCCAGATCCCGACCCCCTCTACGATCCAAATGCCGTGGAAATGGCCGATCTGGTGCGCCGGCGCCGCCAGATGGTGGATATGCTGGCCATGGAAAAGCAGCGTCGCGAGCACCCTGAAGCTGCGCTGGCGCAAGCCAGCATCGATGCTCATATAGGCTTCTTGAGCAGCCAGATCGGCGAGATGGATCGGGCCATTACCCGCCAGATCGATAGCGATGCGACGCTACGGCGCCGGGCCGAACTACTCACCACCATCCCCGGCATCGGCCAGACTACGGCCGCCGTGCTGCTGGCCGAAATGCCCGAGCTGGGCGGCATCGGCAACAAGCAGGCGGCCGCCTTGGCCGGAGTCGCCCCCTTCAACCGCGATAGTGGTGAGATGCGCGGCCAGGCCCATATCGCCGGCGGACGCCTCTCGGTGCGCTGCGCTCTCTATATGGCCACCCTGTCGGCCATCCGTGCTAACCCGCCCATCCGCGACTTCTACAAAAGGCTGCGCGCCCAGGGCAAACCGGGAAAGCTCGCCATCGTCGCCGCCATGCGCAAACTCATCACGACAGCCAATGCCGTCCTTGCCAACAACACCCCCTGGCACACCAACACAGCTTGA
- a CDS encoding sensor histidine kinase — protein MPISIAEAAVPVGKSFSIRRRILALALVLLLAAAVVLIVFIRDYAERSADRAFDRLLAASALTIAGAVQVEGDTVIVELPFASFGMFSGRDRVFYAVETPGGTAVTGYADLSADLPELTSAGPVFADTMYRGELVRVASVGRLTSSGGDADWVTIHVAETQSEREALAAEILGNAIVPVVALTLLAIALVWFGIGRMFAPLYQLEQELRGRAPDDLSPVTVPVPVEVSQLVSGLNAFMSRLGSAMERVTGLVAEAAHEVRTPLASLRAQAEVAMDEQDPEALRRRIGRIHQGAVQASQLVSQLLMEATITHRLENQESDATVLGAVVEEVRQRLDPDQARRLVVAMDTVAAEAAIRGDRVALREMVRNVVDNALVYSDGVVEIDGTVTQGMMTLAVRDRGPGIADGEKTSVLERFKRGTASGSRAGSGLGLSIVKRVVEAHRGALRLNDRPGGGLVVEIDLPTVGRNPKAEQMRKALGSLSALVVCLMLAQPQEAQAAATTYPARDGSSDRVLTIVGVTDTPLFAQFIAGFQGLHGGVTVVYEETDSLPLYERYLAGTMDPKPDLLISSAADLMIKLANDGHAMAYETPWLGALPDWAHWRNEVFGFTFEPAVIIYNPDLIAAEEAPRTHLRLAEMLESQTERFRGKIATYDIALSGVGYLLAAQDQVISSNFWRLAAAFGRVEAQFSGSSPAILNGVADGSLALGFNVLGSYAFGRKAAGANIDIVVPDDYVLVLTRAMLIPRDAPFPELGKDFVDFALSPAGQSIAAGQTALGAVVSGTRGEWTSESIAGQGRGVIQPIGLGPSLMVSLDQQRRKRFLDTWNEIVSPGR, from the coding sequence GTGCCCATCTCAATTGCGGAGGCGGCGGTGCCGGTCGGTAAGTCGTTTTCGATCCGCCGGCGCATCCTGGCGCTGGCTTTGGTGCTGCTGCTGGCGGCGGCGGTGGTGCTGATCGTGTTTATCCGCGACTATGCCGAGCGCTCGGCCGACCGGGCCTTTGACCGGCTGCTGGCGGCCTCGGCCCTGACCATTGCCGGGGCGGTGCAGGTGGAGGGCGACACGGTGATCGTGGAGCTGCCCTTTGCCTCGTTCGGCATGTTTTCCGGGCGCGACCGGGTATTCTATGCGGTGGAGACGCCGGGCGGGACGGCGGTGACCGGCTATGCGGACCTGTCGGCCGACCTGCCGGAGCTGACTTCGGCGGGGCCGGTCTTTGCCGATACGATGTATCGCGGCGAACTGGTGCGGGTGGCGAGCGTGGGACGGCTGACCTCGTCGGGCGGGGACGCGGACTGGGTGACCATCCATGTCGCGGAAACCCAGAGCGAGCGCGAGGCGCTGGCGGCGGAAATCCTGGGCAATGCCATCGTGCCGGTGGTGGCGCTGACGCTGCTGGCCATTGCCCTGGTCTGGTTCGGCATCGGACGGATGTTTGCGCCGCTCTATCAGCTGGAGCAGGAATTGCGCGGGCGGGCGCCCGATGACCTGTCGCCGGTCACCGTGCCGGTGCCGGTGGAGGTGAGCCAGCTGGTGAGCGGGCTCAATGCCTTCATGAGCCGGCTGGGCAGTGCCATGGAGCGGGTGACCGGGCTGGTGGCCGAGGCGGCCCATGAGGTGCGCACGCCGCTGGCCTCGCTGCGGGCGCAGGCCGAGGTGGCAATGGATGAGCAGGATCCCGAGGCGTTGCGCCGCAGGATCGGCCGCATCCACCAGGGCGCGGTGCAGGCCAGCCAGCTGGTGAGCCAGCTGCTGATGGAGGCGACCATTACCCATCGGCTGGAAAACCAGGAGAGCGATGCCACGGTGCTGGGCGCGGTGGTGGAGGAGGTGCGGCAGCGGCTGGACCCCGACCAGGCGCGGCGGCTGGTGGTGGCCATGGACACGGTGGCGGCCGAAGCTGCCATCCGCGGCGACCGGGTGGCGCTGCGCGAAATGGTGCGCAATGTGGTGGACAATGCCCTGGTCTATTCGGATGGCGTGGTGGAGATCGATGGCACGGTGACCCAGGGCATGATGACACTGGCGGTGCGCGACCGCGGCCCCGGCATTGCCGATGGCGAAAAGACCAGCGTGCTGGAGCGGTTCAAGCGCGGCACGGCCAGCGGCAGCAGGGCGGGGTCGGGGCTGGGCCTGTCCATCGTCAAGCGCGTGGTGGAAGCCCATCGCGGCGCGCTGCGGCTGAACGACCGACCGGGCGGCGGGCTGGTGGTGGAAATCGACCTGCCGACCGTCGGGCGCAATCCCAAGGCCGAGCAGATGCGCAAGGCACTGGGGAGCCTGTCGGCCCTCGTGGTGTGCCTGATGCTGGCGCAGCCGCAGGAGGCCCAGGCCGCCGCCACGACCTATCCGGCACGCGATGGCAGCAGCGACAGGGTCCTCACCATTGTGGGGGTGACCGACACGCCGCTCTTCGCCCAGTTCATCGCCGGCTTCCAGGGCCTGCATGGCGGGGTGACGGTGGTCTATGAGGAGACGGACTCGCTGCCGCTCTATGAGCGCTATCTGGCTGGCACCATGGACCCCAAGCCGGACCTGCTGATCAGTTCGGCCGCCGACCTGATGATCAAGCTGGCCAATGACGGCCATGCCATGGCCTATGAAACGCCCTGGCTGGGCGCCCTGCCCGACTGGGCGCATTGGCGCAATGAGGTGTTCGGCTTCACCTTCGAGCCGGCGGTTATCATCTACAATCCCGACCTGATCGCAGCCGAAGAGGCGCCGCGCACGCATTTGCGGCTGGCCGAAATGCTGGAGAGCCAGACCGAGCGCTTCCGCGGGAAAATCGCCACCTATGACATTGCCCTGAGCGGGGTGGGCTATCTGCTGGCGGCGCAGGACCAGGTGATCTCGTCGAACTTCTGGCGGCTGGCGGCGGCCTTTGGCCGGGTGGAAGCGCAGTTCAGCGGCTCGAGCCCGGCGATCCTCAATGGCGTGGCCGACGGCTCGCTGGCGCTGGGCTTCAACGTGCTGGGCTCCTATGCCTTCGGGCGCAAGGCGGCGGGGGCCAATATCGACATCGTGGTGCCCGATGACTATGTGCTGGTGCTGACCCGCGCCATGCTGATCCCGCGCGATGCGCCGTTTCCCGAACTGGGCAAGGACTTTGTCGATTTCGCGCTGTCGCCGGCGGGGCAGAGCATTGCCGCGGGGCAGACGGCGCTGGGGGCCGTGGTCAGCGGCACGCGGGGGGAATGGACCAGCGAGAGTATTGCCGGCCAGGGGCGCGGGGTGATCCAGCCGATCGGCCTGGGACCCTCGCTGATGGTCTCGCTCGACCAGCAGCGGCGGAAGCGCTTCCTCGATACCTGGAACGAGATCGTGTCGCCGGGGCGCTAG
- a CDS encoding CAP domain-containing protein: MLDLTRRSVLILSAAAALAACSATIPVLPKSASTPETLTDTEILLAINAVRAANGAGPWTYNPVLENAARSQARLMASKDTLSHDLGVTLRERVTAAGYIGAVGENVAKGYKDLPGAIEGWMNSSGHRSTLLNEKFIEFGLAAARSSSGKLYWAMIAGGSFQPWLRAG; this comes from the coding sequence ATGCTCGACTTGACCCGCCGCTCCGTCCTCATCCTTAGCGCCGCCGCGGCCCTGGCCGCCTGTTCGGCCACCATTCCCGTCCTGCCCAAATCGGCCAGCACGCCCGAGACTCTCACCGATACCGAGATCCTGCTCGCCATCAATGCCGTGCGCGCCGCCAATGGCGCCGGTCCCTGGACCTATAATCCCGTGCTCGAAAATGCCGCCCGCTCCCAGGCGCGCCTCATGGCCAGCAAGGATACGCTCAGCCACGATCTGGGCGTCACCCTGCGCGAACGCGTCACCGCGGCGGGCTATATCGGCGCCGTCGGCGAAAACGTTGCCAAGGGCTACAAGGACCTGCCCGGCGCCATCGAGGGCTGGATGAATTCGTCCGGCCACCGCTCGACCCTGCTCAACGAAAAGTTCATCGAATTCGGCCTCGCCGCCGCCCGCAGCTCCAGCGGCAAGCTCTACTGGGCCATGATCGCCGGCGGCAGCTTCCAACCCTGGCTCCGCGCGGGGTGA
- the uxaC gene encoding glucuronate isomerase, translating into MTHLHPDRLLPASEPAQSIARELYAAVRDLPLISPHGHTDPSWFANNQRFADPASLFLTPDHYVLRMLRSRGLSYDDLGVPRKDGKPVAQGRDAWRLFAANYYLFAGTPSKTWIDHALHGTFGIEEELSASTADAIYDRIDAALATPALLPRAVLDSARVEVIATTEFALDTLPHHQKMAADGYIGRVRTTYRPDDVTDPSRPAIVENLLRFGELAGEDVSSWAGLINAHRNRRAYFRQYGAVATDHGVPSANTADLPLVEKQALLDRVLANKHTPEDAELFRAQMLTEMALLAVEDGMVMQIHAGSRRNTDPLLLAERGTDLGADIPGTTDYVNGLRALLSRCGNAPNLRLIMFVLDETTYARELAPMAGYWPSLMVGPPWWFHDSPQGIRRYLDQVVETAGFYNLAGFNDDTRALLSIPARHDVWRREVCGFLGRWVGENRLTRSTAADIASHLSYQAAKDAYRIK; encoded by the coding sequence ATGACCCATCTGCACCCAGACCGCCTGCTGCCCGCATCCGAGCCCGCCCAGTCCATCGCGCGCGAGCTTTATGCTGCCGTCAGAGACCTGCCGCTGATCAGCCCGCATGGCCATACCGATCCGTCCTGGTTCGCCAACAATCAGCGCTTTGCCGATCCGGCCAGCCTGTTCCTCACGCCCGACCACTATGTCCTGCGCATGCTGCGCAGCCGCGGCCTGAGCTATGATGACCTCGGCGTGCCCCGCAAGGATGGCAAGCCGGTCGCCCAGGGCCGCGACGCCTGGCGCCTCTTTGCCGCCAACTATTATCTCTTTGCCGGCACCCCCTCCAAGACCTGGATCGACCACGCGCTGCACGGAACGTTCGGCATTGAGGAAGAGCTTTCGGCTTCCACGGCCGACGCCATCTATGACCGGATCGACGCCGCTTTGGCCACGCCAGCTTTGCTGCCACGCGCCGTGCTCGACAGCGCCAGGGTGGAAGTCATTGCCACCACCGAGTTTGCCCTCGATACGCTGCCGCATCACCAGAAGATGGCCGCCGACGGCTATATCGGCCGCGTCCGCACCACCTATCGCCCCGACGACGTCACCGATCCGAGCCGTCCCGCCATCGTCGAAAACCTGCTCAGGTTCGGCGAGCTGGCCGGCGAGGACGTGTCCTCCTGGGCCGGGCTGATCAATGCCCACCGCAACCGCCGCGCTTACTTCCGCCAATATGGCGCCGTCGCCACCGACCATGGCGTGCCCAGTGCCAATACCGCCGACCTGCCGCTGGTGGAAAAGCAGGCTCTGCTCGACCGCGTGCTGGCCAACAAGCACACGCCCGAAGATGCCGAGCTGTTCCGCGCCCAGATGCTGACCGAAATGGCGCTCCTGGCCGTCGAGGATGGCATGGTCATGCAGATCCATGCCGGCTCGCGCCGCAATACCGATCCGCTGCTGCTGGCCGAACGTGGCACCGATCTGGGCGCCGACATTCCGGGCACCACCGACTACGTCAACGGTCTGCGCGCTCTGCTGTCGCGCTGCGGCAACGCGCCCAATCTGCGCCTCATCATGTTCGTGCTCGACGAAACCACCTATGCCCGCGAACTGGCCCCCATGGCCGGCTATTGGCCCAGCCTCATGGTCGGCCCGCCCTGGTGGTTCCATGATAGCCCGCAGGGTATCCGCCGCTATCTCGACCAGGTGGTGGAAACCGCCGGCTTCTATAATCTTGCCGGCTTCAACGATGACACGCGGGCTTTGCTCTCCATCCCCGCCCGCCACGACGTCTGGCGCCGCGAAGTCTGTGGCTTCCTCGGCCGCTGGGTCGGCGAAAACCGCCTGACCCGCTCCACCGCCGCCGACATCGCCAGCCACCTCAGCTACCAGGCCGCCAAGGACGCCTATCGCATCAAGTAG